The following DNA comes from Mucilaginibacter jinjuensis.
AGTTTGTACCAGGGGCGTTTATGGCCGGGCCTGGCTCCTACATTCAGGCCGGGGATTAATCCATCTAAAAACATTCCCGAGAATGAGAAAGCATTTAATACCATTTTCAGTGTGTTTATTGAAGAAATGCTGCACCTGCAACTGGCATCAAACATTGCCACTGCAGTTGGCGTAGTGCCGGTATTTACCCAGCTATCGCCCAAGGCCGATAACTATGCATGGCAATGTTACAGCCCGGATTCGACTGTGATACCAGGCATTATCGACCTGAAAGACTGTAAAGACTTTTACGAAGGTATCGACTATACCAAAATCAGGGTTAAGCTTGATGAACTGAACCATACCCAAAATGATCTTTTCCTGGCGATTGAAGCTGGTGAAGAGATTGCCAAGGGACGGGTTAAGGACGAAGAAAAACATAAATACTTCCCAACCGCACCGTTTGAAAACTGGCAACAAGGCGATACACTACCGATGTTTGGCAGTATAGGCCAGATGTACCAGTGCCTTTGGGATTATCTGGACATTACCTACAAAGATCTTGACGGTGAAGTAACCACACTTTGGGAAAAGATCTATCAACCCGCAGCCATCCAGCAGGATATATTTAATACCGTATCATCCGGCCACCCTTACAAGGAGTTTCAGGATATGGATACCGTAATTGAAGGCTGGTTGCCGGAGCGGGCAAAAGAACTGGTGTTCAGATTGATCTGTGCCATTACCGACCAGGGCGAAGGTGCCGATATTACCAAAAACATGCGTCCGTCATTTGGTTTACAGGCTGTAAAACCGATTAACCAGGCAGCTGATGAAGCACTAAAAACAGATTACCCCAACTTTACTGATACCGGTAAACCTGCCCCTTCAAGCCATGCTTTTGCACGCCACGGTAACGGTGAGCACGACCATTACGAACGCTTTATAGAAATAAGAACCGATCTGGAATGCGACCGGATTGTAACCTGGCCAACCTGGCACAAAAAAACAAGACCGGGCCTCAATAAATGGCAACCCGAGGACCTTAAAACAGATACATACGACCAGAACAAATACCCTTTACCAAAAGCCGAGGAAATTGCAGGTGCTTTAAACAGATTGAACGACCCAAGCGGTACCGGTGATTTGAACGATC
Coding sequences within:
- a CDS encoding ferritin-like domain-containing protein, with translation MKTQADKKDLFDRDPSLFETDYAAVKAIVQTAVNVELFTIPLYMTTLYSIQGVHQITGQNSLYQGRLWPGLAPTFRPGINPSKNIPENEKAFNTIFSVFIEEMLHLQLASNIATAVGVVPVFTQLSPKADNYAWQCYSPDSTVIPGIIDLKDCKDFYEGIDYTKIRVKLDELNHTQNDLFLAIEAGEEIAKGRVKDEEKHKYFPTAPFENWQQGDTLPMFGSIGQMYQCLWDYLDITYKDLDGEVTTLWEKIYQPAAIQQDIFNTVSSGHPYKEFQDMDTVIEGWLPERAKELVFRLICAITDQGEGADITKNMRPSFGLQAVKPINQAADEALKTDYPNFTDTGKPAPSSHAFARHGNGEHDHYERFIEIRTDLECDRIVTWPTWHKKTRPGLNKWQPEDLKTDTYDQNKYPLPKAEEIAGALNRLNDPSGTGDLNDPKREANYQQFCEIATGAIAGITTVLDQFWANAGVGFPFPSMGGSGDRLMMCWAVFGQLPDLSRGVQPIKDGVLYHACQGLDLNEPSTADPATCASAEIYHNCRGSNSCKAQGGCGFVQQVGQSKSCGSSVMSLKTAENLCGPKPPKPPVTVYSAPGDNVCSSFGGCAVPISASQIYPVISGSGQSAITSGIMELNNFGPRPPHPIQKIDGETVPFNTGDMVHDIAWNAYTEVLNHRKQPLPEKPKPSDIRLAFPPST